TATGAGATAAGAGCTCTTGGAAGACTAACCTGGGTGGAGCTGACATATATCTTTGGACCCATGAAGCTAAATTGCAGTGAAGGACAAGATGTCTTTCTCCTCTGGTGCCTGAGAGGAAGTTCACAGAATGTTGGAGCCCATTGCCTTGGCACTTGAAACTCCAAAAAGTATTGTAGATCTTCAGGACCAGGCTTGTCTGATCAAAAGGTAACTTAATTGTCACAACCAACTATGTTGAAAAACAAAGTAGATGCTCATTTGGGGAAAGGCTTATCCTAGAGTACATAATCTAGATTGGTATCGGTGTATGCTTCTAGCTAAGTGCTCTTCAATCACTTATAGCTAACAATGTCTGCAAACAGTGGTCTTTTTACTGACCATTAGAGAAATTTATAGCTGACATCTGTCTCTTAGATCCAGGATCCCAGGCAGATTAGTTAGTAATTCTTCAGGCACTCAATTTTCAGAAATGACCAATGCACATCGCTATTGAAGCAGAACAATAACTTAATTCACCGTTACGTACAATATATGCAGATGATTGCACCATATTCATTTGTCCATcaacctaaaatttgaaaacatcACTTGCCCATGTAGGCCCAAAATAAGAGCACTCACATCGCAAATACAAGTTGATTGCATGACTCAGATAGCCACTGCCCGGAACTCCAGTCAGAAGAGAAGTGATAGGTACAAACTTGAAGAGGATTGCCTCTGGCTTGGCAGGCACCGTTTGAAGCCACTTCGAATGGGTATGCAAGAACACGTCTCCACCTCTTTTTGAACAAATTATGGTGAGGCCCTAAAACATCAATAAAGAGTGAAAAAACTGTAGGTTTGGATGGAGACTTTTGTAGAAGAGGAACGTAGCCAGCAATATCCTCACTTACATCTTTGCTTGATGTTTCTGTAATGCTGCTTAACTGCAAGGTGTTTGACTGCAAAATGCGATTAAAAATATCTGGCACCTGTAAAAGATCAGTTGCTTCCATCAAAACTTCACATAACACAGCCATAAATCTACTTTTGGGACAAAAATAGATACTTTATGCTTGCCATCTCTAGCTGTCCTTTGTAACAGGGATGAACTATTTCCATCTGAAAATAGAATATCTCCAACGTCCTGCAGATTCCTTCTAAGATCAGCAGGAGATATCGGTGATGTATATCTCTGTTTTACACACACTAAATCTTGACCTCCAACAGCCATCCCAACTATAATGTGTGTCCCATATGTCTGGATGAACCTGCATACAAATTATAATCATGCCCAccaacaaaaatacaaaaaagaagcagaaaatgCTGCCAGTAGCTAATTTTTCATGGGAAACATCTAGTAagcgttttgttttttttttgttttttttggtccCTTGAGCGAGTGACAGCTACCTGGCTAATGAGGCTGGATCCCAACGTGGTGGAActttcttctttactttttcttgcAACACCAGGGGGGACGATGTCAGGTGCAAATAATACAAGGAAATGAAATAGCCATCAAGAGCGAGATATTTGGTGTCCGCAGCATCTTGAAGCCAATCGCCACTCATCTCGAAAATGGCATTAAGGTAGCCAGAAGGTACTTTCCCTTGTAGAGAAGATTTCTGGTTAAGTAATTCCGACATCTACAATGAAAGAACATGGCAGAACCaataagaaaacttaagtcacATCTTGCAAGGGTGCTGATATGTTAAGCAGCTGGGACAGAGGCATATGAAAATTTATTGAGCAAACGAACattgctaaaaagaaaaaaacagctACAATTCATGATGCCACCATACCATTGTACACCAAAACACAGACATTTGCATTAGATAGTGAGTACAATGGAAATACACAGGAACGTGCAGTTGTATATTTTTCATTGCCTCCCTCTAGAAAATATGAGCATGAACATTTGTGCAATTAAAGGAACAGTATCCAATAGGATAGTGGCTAGCGAGACCTATTTTGCATATATACCAGAGTCTTAGATGTTAAAGGAAAAGGACACTCCAGAAAATTTGTCTTATGGAATTGTAATTGTATACCCGAAATCCACGAAAACCATGAGATAATGATCAAATGCACCAATTTAAACCTATGAATCAGAGTTAATTCAggaaaaatatagtcatttgcaaatttccaaaatttaatTCAGTAGGGATATTTACTCCAAAACTAGAGAATCAACAGAGAGATTAAATTCTCCCCCCCTGCACCTccatgaaggaaaagaaaaacagagaggtTAACAAGAGGCAGTAAGTTAATGGTATTAATTAACGGAATTGAAGAGTGGTAATGACACTGAACTCAGTAAGAAATGTCAGCAAGTTCCCCATCAACATCTAtaagtgaagatgaagaggggGAAATTGTTTAAGTAACTCTAGTCCAAACGAAACCAAACCAATTCTGGACTATGCACCAGCAGATCTCCTAGTATGGCAGTCCCTAATTATTTGGGATTCGAAACTATTGTACAGGATCATCTGTGTCTTTGAAggtcttcatcttttttctctACAAAGAGACAACAACAGTGTTCCAAGCGTCCCCAGTTATCTCTTCTTGTTCCTTGATGTGATGCGACAAAAACATCCTCAACATTTATATCCAACACATAACTTTCAGGCTATTTCTTTCATTCCTTTCTAAGATAAGTCAGTTGTTTTCCATTCAGATCAAAACATTTGCGGGACTATCTTTTAAATCTTCTTAATTGGCATATATTTAGAGGTGTTGTCCCAAAACATCGTCCAAGTACAGCTGCATGAAGAAGTGCCAACTGCCTTAAATAATGCAGTAGAGCTTTTCTATGTTGCcagctaaagtagcaacatctTCCAAGGTGATTAGGTGACACCTAGCACTTGTTCAATATAAGTCCAGTCTAAACCAGTCACTGCATAGTGGCAGAAAAAGCACCAGAGGATTCTCCATGTCATTTGTTGCAGTTGGCAGTCTTGCAATTGTGCTTTTGACTCATAGCCTTGGGACATACTCAAAATATTGGGCCAACACAAGTTATTCTAATGATTTCCATTATTGAGACTTCAGCTTTCTTAAAAATAAGTTAAGTctcttagttttattttctgCACATATTCAATCTCTTGTACACTGTTTGTCACACTTTAATATGCTCTATCATAATCAAGTCACCTATGGATCAAACTTTGGCTGCAGGGAGGAACGTTCCGCCTCAAGTTGCATATCTGGAATGTGAAACAAAACGACACAACGTAGAAAAACCCAAGGAAGAAAAGACCTAGGTATCATGATTTGGTCCCTGTCAGTTAGGGATTCCATATAATAGCTTAGACAGTCGATTTCAGGTAATGGATTATGATAAGACTGGAAGCAGAGGTCACACAGCAGTGCAGAAGGACAAAATAGAACAAGAGAGGCCCAAGGAAATTAGCAACACAAGTTGTAGGCCTATCCTCATTGAGAAGAAACCTCAACCTAACCATCAGTAAGAGTGAGAAGAGAGTGTGTTAGTTCTAGTGCCACTTTCATACTCAGAAGCCTTTCTAATACGTGTAATACAGACTGGACATTATAGCTCACGACATGGACATGGACATGGACATGGAGAGAACCTTTTCATCATTAACTTATCTCAGCAAAAGAAGCTATTGGCTATTCACagaattatattttccttttccacagAATTTAATGTGCATCACATGATACAACACGAAAAAGCAAAGTTCGATCCATGTTCACTTCACACGTGTATTGGTTCAAGAATCTATCTACCTGCATATGATTAGCTTAACTGCAGCTTGCAGAAATCGATCCATTTCtccaaattctttattttttacagGTAGGGCGGCCAATTCGTGCGGTGCGATAATAATCGCGCTTGTTAGTCTTTTCATATTGTGTCACCGCTCaaaaaatcagcaaaaaaagtcccaattttcaattttgtatcAAGCCAACCATGTCGAGCTTAAATTTCTCTCACTACATCCAAGCTGTGCtcaaattgttctcaagaatcACAACCTCTATCCACAGGGTTCAATCGTATCACTAACATAATGCTTTCAAGAACATCAGACTGGTGACCGAGTCAAGTAAAGTTTAACAGAAATATCTACCTGATTGAACTCAAGAACATCTGATCTGAACCTGATTCTATCCCCCTTGTCGCATCGAATATCCTCGTAAACACCCCGGATGGTCCCTCCCCCAGGAATCAAAATGTCCCTTTTACTCCCCTCATCGAGCACCACCAACCTCTCCCCACCACACCCTTTTACGTACTTGAGCCGAAAGTCGCTGGTCAGATCGAAACCTTTCCCTAGAGCCTCCAGAGCCCTCAATTCAATGGCCTTCTCCTCGTAACCAGAGGGAGCAGCCACCTCCATCACCGAGAAGAACTGAAGATAAAAACCCGGGCTTGTTCAGACTTTTAGAGAAATTTGGGAAAGGACCAACAAGGGGCAGATATACTTAAAGAAAGCCTTGCGAAGGCGACGTGTCCGTCGTGGTATGGGTCGAGGATCGAAGAGGGGTCCATGCGTTTGAAACTCCGGAAGCTGCCGATGCTGCCTGCGCTGTTCCTTCGTAGCGTTGACAGTCAAAGCTTGTGCCTTTAGACGGCTTTCGAATTATTTGACGTTTCGTGGCCATTTGGGTTTTTTAATAATGTCCCCGAGCGGAGACTACGGACGGCCATTTGCGACTTTGCTTTCAAGGCTTCGAgcacagagaagagagagagagagagttgttgaAGTTTCTCATGGAGGTGGAAGCGCGTAAGAAAAAGCAGACAGGGCGGGGAATGTTGACCAGGGAAGGAGGCCGAAAGTCAACGATGAGACACCTCACCCGCGGAAAAGAGCAACCTAACCCACCATCTCCTTGTAGTCTCTTTCTAGGACCGACCTGCCACCAACATGCCAAGAGTTGCCCTGGCCACCTTGACTACTCAGAGCACATGGTTAAGCTTACCTTAAAAAATATCTTGGTTTTTTTAAGATTAATTAGAGATATCATGAGAAAAGTAATGAGATTGGAAAAGTCGGGCGAAAAAATAGGAACGATTTTTCAATGTTATTCTCATTGTTCCCACCGaaacttcaaattttccttCATTCTTCATTCAAAGTTTCTTTCGCGCCTTTTTCCCCCTCATTCCCAAACACATCATCGGCGGCAAAATCAATGAACGAAAAGTGTTCCGATTCAATGCCAATTGCCAATGGTTCTCAAAATTTCATTCGGACTCCAACCAGATTCAAAAGCGAAATGTGACTAAGCCAAATTTAATTGCCTGAATCTCGAAGAAAAATCGGCCATAAAATTCGATGGGCATGCTATTGAATCAGGCCAATCCGGTCTAATTTTCAACACCCCATTCTACGGGACATCTTGCATTCAACCATTGAAATTTCTGACCCCAATTATTAGATCAAGTAGGGGCCAAGGAAGTACGGATGGCCTTGCAAGTTAATGACCATGCTTGCCCCAAAATTCACCTTTGAAACTTCTTAGCGTGGAAAGGGTAAGGGGCTTAGTGAGGAAAACTCTTGCACGGTTCCGGTCCATTGGGGACAAGCAGGGGCCTTTGGCTTCGCCCTCGAAAGAGATATTGAAAAAACCCTTAATGAAAATGAAACCATGACAGACATCagaaagtgccaaaaaaaacaGCAGAGACGATTGTATATCCTTCGAATCTTGAAAAGATGATGCAGAGACAGAAACTGGGTCGATGTAACCCAACTCAAAGCCAATAGTAAGTCTCCGATCAAAAAAGCCAATACTAAGTGACGCCCAATTTTAGAATGCTGACGCCCATTTGCCTCCAATCCGTACAGAAGGCAGTTGTGTGTCAAATCGCATGGTCATTAAACCCTCTTGTTCTAAAATCCCTAGCTATGGATATATGACCCGGGAAAAAGTATGTAGTATTAGGGATGAGCATCGGTCCAAGGTTAATTCTGAATCGGTCTAACTCTGTCGATCCTAGAATTCCTATAGTCGGTTCTCAGTCCTAAGAGTTCTGGATTGGTCTAATCCGAACCAAccttgaatatatatataatattatttaaatttttatatataaaaatcttaaattaaacGGCGTCAATAACATTAAACAACTTTTtaatgaggagttcaagtaattttacattattctttaataaattagatttttaatgtcttttacggcatcaataatcataatttacgaataagaaaaatgtttttgtgaagaGTCCTCATGACATCTAAAAATGTATAAGCAACTCCTTATGGCATCCTCCTTTAGTATTCGTTCTTTTATGTCTTATTTGTCTtattagtcttcaatttgctaaataataataataataatatcttcTCTGCTCGCCACTTGACACTCATCtagctcgctttgggtcacttgtgTCACTCGCcactcgatgctcgcttggcttgttgctcccacTCAACATTCGATACTCATTCTATtcgatgctcaccccacttgaccctcaccgcttgcctttcttaagCTGACCTCACTTATTATCGAATCCATTGGGTTGGTACAGTTCTCGgttatccttaaaaaaaaaaattattggttagtcttGGGTTAACCTTGAAATCGGACTGAACCTATTTGGTCAATCCGACcctcaatcgtttttttaaagagtacaaaaatgaaataaaaaattattggttagtctcgggttgaccctggaatcggaccgaacctATTGGGTCGGTCTGGTCCTCGgtctcaagctcaatagggtcggtcctcggtcccaaaaattgagaaccagcACTGTGCGAGTTGGTCGTAAGGCTAGGAGGTAGACCGGCCCAATCCGgactatgctcacccctagtatgTACCACATCATTTTGCTcatctactttattttttttcgtggGTCAATCAGTGAAAAGCGAATGGCATGGATTTGTTTGAGC
This region of Eucalyptus grandis isolate ANBG69807.140 chromosome 8, ASM1654582v1, whole genome shotgun sequence genomic DNA includes:
- the LOC104456331 gene encoding MACPF domain-containing protein At1g14780, coding for MEVAAPSGYEEKAIELRALEALGKGFDLTSDFRLKYVKGCGGERLVVLDEGSKRDILIPGGGTIRGVYEDIRCDKGDRIRFRSDVLEFNQMSELLNQKSSLQGKVPSGYLNAIFEMSGDWLQDAADTKYLALDGYFISLYYLHLTSSPLVLQEKVKKKVPPRWDPASLARFIQTYGTHIIVGMAVGGQDLVCVKQRYTSPISPADLRRNLQDVGDILFSDGNSSSLLQRTARDGKHKVPDIFNRILQSNTLQLSSITETSSKDGLTIICSKRGGDVFLHTHSKWLQTVPAKPEAILFKFVPITSLLTGVPGSGYLSHAINLYLRYKPGPEDLQYFLEFQVPRQWAPTFCELPLRHQRRKTSCPSLQFSFMGPKIYVSSTQVTSNLKPVVGLRLYLEGKKCNRLALHLQHLSSPPHVMTSAPANIAIDKPPRWQGSDEFDSSGQFMEPIRWKSYSKVCTSAVMYDPNWMEGESSGVFVVTGAQLLSKGSWPKTMLHLRLLFSYIPNCTIRKTEWATAPQSAHKSGFLANISTTFTFTQKSFAGADKRAPAQLNSGVYPDGPPVPVRNGKLLKYVDTAEVLKGPEDSPGHWLVIGAKLVTDGGKIGLNVKFALLDYP